The following are encoded in a window of Sutcliffiella horikoshii genomic DNA:
- a CDS encoding YuzL family protein encodes MAKLKKQPSQAAKSAASVKGNAGPTMEMDYSGKKTSNNQQYGKQNMQD; translated from the coding sequence ATGGCAAAGTTAAAAAAACAACCTTCTCAGGCAGCTAAAAGTGCTGCGAGTGTAAAAGGAAACGCAGGTCCTACTATGGAGATGGACTATAGCGGCAAAAAGACGAGCAACAATCAGCAGTACGGAAAGCAGAACATGCAAGACTAG
- a CDS encoding 3-hydroxyacyl-CoA dehydrogenase/enoyl-CoA hydratase family protein has translation MKQSIKKAAVIGSGVMGSGIAAHLANVGIPTILLDIVPNKLTSEEEQKGLTLSDKAIRNKFTNTAVQKLLKQKPAPLTSKSNLALIEAGNLEDDIAKIADCDWVIEVIVENLEIKKQLFEKVDAHRKPGSIISSNTSGISIEAMAEGRSEDFKKNFLGTHFFNPPRYLKLLEVIPTKDTSHEVVSFIKTFGEDVLGKGIVLAKDTPNFIANRIGTYGLLVTVNEMLEGGYSVGEVDSVTGPAIGRPKSATFRTLDVVGLDTFIHVANNVYEKVEGKEQEVFRIPDFMNKMKEKGWLGSKSGQGFFLKKGKEILELNPETLEYDARKKLKTPALEMSKQAKGYSNKMKALVYADDRAGNLIWSILAPVLSYSAELLGEIADDIVAIDQAMKWGFGWDHGPFETWDAIGLEESVLKMKEDGIAVPKWVDEMLANGHRSFYQKDGGTTLFYDNGTYKALEVNPKVVHLKTLKETKGVIKKNSGASLIDLGDDVALLEFQSPNNAIGLDIIQMVNYALEEVDKNYKGLVVGNQGKNFCVGANLAMILMEAQDDNYFEIEMVVKHFQQAMMNIKYSSKPVVAAPFGMTLGGGTEICLPTSQLQASSETYMGLVEVGVGLIPGGGGNKELYMKHLSSMPQGLEFDLQKVANKVFEQIATAKVSTSAAEARDLHLLNNKDQISFNGDHLIHDAKQAVTSLYDAGYTAPVRRKVPVVGETGYATLMLGAHNMQYSGFISEHDLKIAKKLAYVIAGGNVPFGTEVDEQYLLDLEREAFLSLVGEAKSQQRMQHMLVKGKPLRN, from the coding sequence ATGAAACAAAGTATTAAAAAGGCTGCTGTAATCGGATCGGGAGTTATGGGATCCGGCATTGCCGCACACTTAGCAAACGTTGGAATTCCTACAATCTTGTTAGATATCGTTCCTAACAAATTAACGAGTGAAGAAGAACAAAAGGGCTTAACACTCTCTGATAAAGCAATCCGAAACAAATTTACCAATACAGCAGTACAAAAGTTATTAAAGCAAAAACCAGCTCCACTTACATCCAAATCTAATCTTGCTCTAATTGAAGCAGGAAACCTAGAGGATGATATTGCGAAAATTGCAGATTGTGACTGGGTCATTGAAGTAATCGTTGAAAACCTAGAAATCAAAAAGCAACTATTCGAAAAGGTAGATGCACACCGGAAACCAGGAAGCATCATCAGTTCCAACACATCTGGTATTTCCATTGAAGCGATGGCGGAAGGACGTTCGGAAGACTTCAAAAAGAACTTTCTTGGAACGCATTTCTTTAACCCACCGCGTTATTTGAAATTGCTTGAAGTGATTCCAACTAAAGACACAAGTCACGAAGTTGTTAGCTTCATTAAAACGTTTGGTGAAGATGTGTTAGGAAAAGGCATCGTACTTGCAAAAGATACGCCAAACTTCATTGCAAACCGCATCGGAACGTATGGCTTACTTGTTACAGTAAATGAAATGCTTGAGGGCGGCTATAGTGTCGGGGAAGTGGATTCTGTTACTGGTCCTGCAATCGGCAGACCGAAGAGCGCAACATTCCGTACACTTGACGTGGTAGGCTTGGATACATTCATCCATGTGGCCAACAATGTTTATGAAAAAGTAGAGGGCAAGGAACAAGAAGTATTCCGCATTCCTGACTTTATGAACAAGATGAAGGAAAAAGGCTGGTTGGGCTCCAAGTCCGGTCAAGGTTTCTTCTTGAAAAAAGGGAAAGAGATTCTAGAACTTAACCCAGAAACATTAGAATATGATGCACGTAAAAAGTTGAAAACTCCTGCTCTTGAAATGAGCAAACAAGCAAAAGGTTACAGCAATAAAATGAAAGCGCTTGTATATGCGGACGACCGTGCAGGAAATCTTATCTGGAGCATTCTTGCACCAGTGTTAAGCTATTCCGCTGAATTATTAGGTGAGATCGCAGATGATATCGTGGCAATTGACCAAGCGATGAAATGGGGCTTCGGCTGGGATCATGGACCATTTGAAACTTGGGATGCCATCGGTTTAGAAGAATCGGTCCTGAAAATGAAAGAGGATGGAATCGCTGTTCCGAAATGGGTCGACGAAATGCTAGCGAACGGTCATCGTTCTTTCTACCAAAAAGATGGCGGGACCACGCTGTTTTATGACAACGGTACTTACAAAGCGCTAGAAGTAAACCCGAAAGTTGTACACTTAAAAACTCTCAAAGAAACAAAAGGTGTTATCAAGAAAAACTCAGGTGCAAGCTTAATCGATCTTGGAGACGATGTGGCACTACTTGAGTTCCAATCTCCAAACAATGCGATTGGCCTTGATATCATTCAGATGGTGAATTACGCGCTCGAAGAAGTGGACAAAAACTATAAGGGACTTGTTGTCGGAAACCAAGGAAAGAACTTCTGTGTAGGTGCAAACCTTGCGATGATTCTGATGGAAGCACAAGACGACAATTATTTTGAAATAGAAATGGTTGTGAAGCACTTCCAACAAGCCATGATGAATATTAAATACAGTTCCAAGCCGGTTGTGGCTGCTCCATTTGGCATGACACTCGGTGGAGGAACAGAAATCTGCCTGCCGACAAGCCAACTGCAGGCATCCAGTGAAACGTATATGGGCCTTGTAGAAGTCGGAGTCGGATTGATCCCTGGTGGAGGCGGAAATAAAGAGCTTTACATGAAGCATTTAAGCAGCATGCCACAAGGCCTTGAATTTGACCTGCAAAAGGTTGCGAACAAAGTATTCGAACAAATTGCGACGGCAAAAGTCTCTACTTCTGCAGCGGAAGCAAGAGATCTGCACTTGCTGAATAATAAAGATCAAATCAGCTTCAACGGGGACCACCTGATTCATGATGCAAAGCAGGCGGTAACAAGCCTATATGATGCAGGCTACACAGCACCTGTTCGCAGAAAAGTCCCTGTAGTGGGGGAAACAGGCTATGCAACCTTAATGCTTGGAGCACACAATATGCAATACTCCGGATTCATTTCCGAGCACGATTTAAAGATCGCTAAAAAGCTTGCCTACGTTATCGCAGGCGGAAATGTACCGTTTGGAACAGAAGTAGATGAACAGTACCTACTAGACCTTGAGCGCGAAGCATTCCTAAGCCTAGTTGGAGAAGCAAAATCCCAACAACGCATGCAACACATGCTTGTAAAAGGAAAGCCATTACGTAACTAA
- a CDS encoding YusU family protein gives MNEKLDQQLDGLLEKYTELLLGEVTEEHKENVKAWVLYTYIAKSMPPLVKHWNEQYPDAKQDMMALIKEIKELNDAHRAKSGK, from the coding sequence ATGAATGAAAAACTCGATCAGCAATTGGACGGTTTATTAGAAAAGTACACGGAACTTCTCCTAGGGGAAGTGACAGAAGAGCACAAAGAAAATGTCAAAGCATGGGTGCTCTATACATACATCGCAAAATCAATGCCACCACTTGTTAAGCATTGGAATGAGCAATATCCAGACGCAAAGCAAGATATGATGGCACTGATTAAAGAAATTAAAGAATTGAATGACGCCCACCGTGCGAAAAGTGGGAAGTAA
- a CDS encoding acetyl-CoA C-acetyltransferase, whose translation MKEAVIVAGARTPVGRSRKGSLATVRPDDLGALVVKETLKRAGNYDGPIDDLIFGCAMPEAEQGLNMARNIGGLAGLPSSVPAITINRYCSSGLQTIAYAAERIMLGHSESIIAGGAESMSMVPMVGHTVRPNARLVDSAPEYYMGMGHTAEQVAMKYGVSREDQDAFAVRSHERAARAIQEGKFVDEIVPVDVTMRKVGANHKLQESTFTFSQDEGVRAGTSMEVLSKLRPAFNVKGSVTAGNSSQTSDGAASVLVMERERAEALGLKPIAKFRSFAVGGVPPEVMGIGPVVAIPKALKLAGLELSDIGLLELNEAFASQAIQVMRELGLDEDKVNVNGGAIALGHPLGCTGSKLTLTLLHEMQRRNEQFGIVSMCIGGGMGAAGVFELLA comes from the coding sequence TTGAAAGAAGCGGTTATTGTTGCTGGTGCAAGAACACCAGTCGGAAGATCAAGAAAAGGATCACTAGCTACAGTTCGACCAGATGATCTAGGGGCATTAGTAGTAAAAGAAACACTAAAACGAGCAGGCAATTACGATGGTCCAATCGATGACCTGATTTTCGGATGTGCCATGCCAGAAGCAGAACAAGGACTCAATATGGCAAGAAACATCGGCGGATTGGCAGGACTTCCATCAAGCGTACCTGCAATCACAATAAATAGATACTGTTCTTCAGGCTTGCAAACTATTGCCTATGCAGCAGAGCGAATCATGCTAGGACACTCTGAATCCATCATCGCAGGTGGTGCAGAATCCATGAGCATGGTACCAATGGTAGGGCACACAGTAAGACCAAATGCACGACTTGTTGACTCCGCACCTGAGTACTACATGGGAATGGGTCACACAGCAGAACAAGTAGCAATGAAATACGGAGTGAGCCGTGAAGACCAGGATGCATTCGCTGTTCGCAGTCATGAGCGCGCTGCAAGAGCAATTCAAGAAGGGAAATTCGTGGATGAAATCGTACCTGTGGATGTAACCATGCGTAAGGTTGGAGCAAATCACAAACTGCAAGAGTCCACATTCACTTTCAGCCAGGATGAAGGAGTAAGAGCAGGCACTTCCATGGAAGTATTGAGCAAACTGCGTCCGGCATTTAATGTCAAAGGCTCCGTAACAGCAGGAAACTCTTCACAAACAAGTGACGGAGCAGCATCTGTCCTTGTGATGGAAAGAGAAAGAGCGGAAGCACTTGGATTAAAACCAATCGCTAAATTCCGATCCTTCGCTGTAGGCGGCGTACCACCGGAAGTAATGGGAATAGGCCCGGTTGTAGCGATTCCTAAAGCACTTAAACTGGCAGGCTTGGAACTTTCCGATATCGGCTTACTAGAGTTAAACGAAGCATTCGCATCTCAAGCAATCCAAGTCATGCGCGAACTGGGTCTTGATGAAGACAAAGTAAACGTAAACGGTGGAGCAATAGCCCTTGGACACCCACTTGGATGCACAGGCTCAAAACTCACCCTGACCCTCCTACACGAAATGCAACGCCGCAACGAACAGTTCGGTATCGTCAGCATGTGTATCGGCGGCGGAATGGGCGCAGCAGGCGTATTCGAACTACTGGCTTAA
- a CDS encoding spore coat protein, with protein sequence MTQQKIQNPETQVAKTPQMNERDFINDMLATEKYMTDSYSTALNEASNQQIYTDVLAIFNETQNCQRELYNVMFQKGWYGLEAEDQTKIQQTYQQFQGYSNQFPYGNNGMMQ encoded by the coding sequence ATGACTCAACAGAAAATCCAAAATCCTGAAACGCAGGTTGCCAAAACACCACAAATGAATGAGCGTGATTTCATTAACGATATGCTCGCGACGGAAAAATATATGACTGACTCTTACAGTACTGCACTTAATGAAGCAAGCAACCAACAGATTTATACTGATGTGTTAGCTATTTTTAACGAAACGCAAAACTGTCAGCGAGAGCTTTACAATGTGATGTTCCAGAAAGGTTGGTACGGGCTAGAAGCCGAAGACCAAACGAAAATACAACAAACGTACCAGCAGTTCCAAGGTTATTCTAATCAGTTTCCTTATGGCAATAACGGTATGATGCAGTAA
- a CDS encoding proline dehydrogenase family protein: MEQVMRNTFLYLSKSKSLTKMARKYGLRFGAGRFVAGERIDQAVKCIQELNQKDLCVTIDYLGEFIDTEKEANEMADNSIEAIRAIGTENLDSQLSLKMTSMGLDISEEVVMKNMRRILDAAKEYGVFVTIDMEDYSRCGKTIDVFKKLREEFDNVGTVIQAYLYRTVKDMEDLNQYSPNLRLVKGAYKESPEVAFPEKKDVDDNFKKIIEMHLLNGNYTAVATHDDAMIEYTKELVKKHGISKDQFEFQMLYGIRPERQLELVKEDYKMRVYVPYGTDWYGYFMRRLAERPANVAFVLKGIIKK; encoded by the coding sequence ATGGAACAGGTAATGCGCAATACATTTTTGTATCTATCCAAAAGCAAGTCATTAACCAAAATGGCAAGAAAGTACGGATTGCGTTTCGGTGCTGGCCGTTTTGTTGCAGGGGAAAGAATCGATCAAGCGGTAAAGTGTATCCAAGAACTTAACCAAAAAGACCTTTGTGTCACCATTGACTATTTGGGTGAATTTATTGATACGGAAAAAGAAGCGAATGAAATGGCTGACAATTCTATTGAAGCGATTCGCGCAATCGGCACCGAGAACCTTGATTCTCAATTGTCTTTGAAAATGACATCCATGGGGCTTGATATCTCTGAAGAAGTTGTGATGAAGAACATGCGTAGAATCCTTGATGCAGCAAAGGAATACGGTGTATTTGTCACGATTGACATGGAAGACTACTCCCGCTGCGGGAAAACCATAGATGTATTCAAAAAGCTGAGAGAAGAGTTTGACAATGTCGGAACTGTCATACAGGCTTACTTGTACAGAACCGTTAAAGACATGGAAGACCTTAATCAGTACAGTCCGAATCTCCGTCTAGTGAAAGGCGCTTACAAAGAATCACCAGAAGTTGCTTTCCCAGAAAAAAAAGATGTGGATGATAATTTCAAGAAAATCATTGAAATGCATCTTTTAAACGGAAACTACACTGCAGTTGCAACACATGACGATGCGATGATCGAATACACAAAAGAACTCGTGAAAAAACATGGCATCTCCAAAGACCAATTTGAATTCCAAATGCTATATGGTATCCGCCCAGAGCGCCAATTGGAACTCGTAAAAGAAGACTACAAAATGCGGGTATACGTTCCATACGGCACAGACTGGTACGGATACTTCATGCGCCGCCTAGCAGAACGCCCAGCAAACGTCGCGTTCGTCCTAAAAGGAATCATAAAGAAATAA